GAACTGTGCTCGCAAAATGCAACAAGGTGGGACAACGTATAAACAACCAAACGGATACACAGACCAGTACAAACCAGGGTGCAACAGAGCGGTGGGCTGGGGTGGCGGCGCTAAATAGGGCTCgcagaaaatatataaaaaggaaGGCGTGCGGGATAACTGTgaggggttagagaggggtgctggtggtggtggtggaggatgggGTGGTGGAgacgggggtggtggtggtgggtcacTACGAGATGACGGGCTACCGTTCACAAAGCAGATCTCAGCGCAGACCGTCCAGGGAGAAGTGCTCCCGCCGTGTAGCAGTTTGGTTTGGCCGGGTTTTGGACCAGTCTCCCCATCAGCTGCTTTACTGACCCAGCTCAGAGAGAGCTCATACCCAGGTCGGACCCGGACTTTGCACTGAAGTAGAAGTTAAAACATCTGACCCGGGGGGCGTCCGGATTAGGTCCATGGCAACCCCTCGTCTCAGAGGGTGTTCTCCCAGTGCCTGAGCTGAATCTTTAACCCAGAGTCACTTCCCTTTAAAGATTCTCTTTCATGCATGCGCTCTATAGGCGAGTTGGACTGAGCATGTGAACCATGCAGCCGGCCCATTTGAGGAGCGTTGTATGCATCATCGTAGGCATCCTTTGTTTTGCGTTGGTCGATGAATGGATGATGGATACAAGTCAAATGGGTCAGGccgatgggggtggggggggtggtgggggtggcgggTCAACGCGTCAGCATAGATACCACTTTGTGAAGGCATGCCCGTGTTTCTAACAGCAAGAGGGTGTTGCTGGGCGACCCGGCTACCTCGTCTtcctccacctggggggggCTCGGCTGGGTGGGGCTCTGAGCCGGCGGGCTCTGGTTCTTCCGCCGGATGGAGCTACGAGACCCGTCAGTGATACTCTGAATCTGAACAAAAGGGGGGGGAGGCGGTTGTCATGGGTGACGGGAGAGgtcgcttcccccccccccggggaagCCACCGCACGCAGGGGGAACGTGTTGGGGTGGGGGATCGAACCGCCGGGACTAGTTCTATCAGAGATGTCCAGTGCTTGTTTCGCTtagcttgacacacacacacacacacacacacacacacacacacacacacacacacacacacacacacacaggtcccctTAAAAAAAGAGCGTTATTCTCAACGAAAGCACACCTGTAATGAAACAGCGTCATGATACGAAGAGGAGACATAGCAAGGCCTCCATATCAAGGACCATCTACACAAGCCAATTTGTTTGATTAGGATTGTTTGCTCCCGGTGAAGGCCAGGGGGTCTCGGCGTGgttctctttacctctctctccctctcgttccGGGACAGCTGCATCTGCTTCAGCATCTGGGACCTCTGCTCCATGACCAGGGTCTTCTCGTAGGTGAAGGCCGAGATGTCGCTGTCGTGCTGCGGGACCACAAGAGCAACCCCCCGTGAGACGGAGTCACACACTGCCATCGCCCCATCGGCAATCTGATCGTGTGAGCGCTGCATTCTGGGAGATGCATATGGGCCGCAGCACGCCAATGCAATGCCAAACTATTTGAAGGCTGATTGATTTGACCACATGCATTTTAGAGCCACAAATTGAGAACATCTGCCTTGGGATTCTTCACAATCACAGCAAGGAAGACACACGGATACAATTGTAATGGTCTGTcttttaaatgtatttgaatattTGTTCAATCAAAAGCATCATTCTTAGCATAGGTGGCAATGAGGAGTTTACAATCCTCCATTGAATCCACTAGTTTTGAACAAGAGGATGGCATAAAACACCTGAAAACACAGGACGAGATGCTTTGACGGCTTTCTAGCACTTCACTCAAGCAGGGATTACTGCTTGCAGCAAAGTGGAAAATACACAATGCAAAGCGTGGTCCATTTTGGGCAGGGTTCCCAGAGCGAGGTCCCGGCCAGGGCTCAGGAGGGAGCGGGCCActcaccatctccaccacctccacctcggcGTCCAGCCGCAGGTGGTACAGGAACATCTGCAGGTCCTTCTTCATCTGGATGGAGTTGTCGTCCATCTGGGCCACGGTGAAGATGCGCATCTTGCACTTCCTCCACACCTGAGcggagagacggacggaggagGATCACCCGTTTAGTATAgccgaaggaggaggaggacaagaagGACGGATGATAGAAGACAACGGGCAGATGAGGTGGTCCATTGTAGAGAGaggcaaaataaaaaacattgctTATCAATAACTTATAAATCCATGAACACTTAACGGTACTTAATTGATCTAGCAGCCTTCAGATAAACATCCAGCCTACAGTGCCTCACATAGCCACATTAGAGCGCGGTTGAGCCTTCAGATAAACATGCAGCCTACAGAGCCTCACATAGCCACAGTAGAGCGcggttgacccctgaccttgtGCTGACGCAGCAGGAAGGGCAGCAGCATGAGCATGCCTCCGTCGTGCACCACCCACCACACGTCGATGGTGCCCTCGCCCAGGCGCTCCAGGTTGCCGGGGAAGCTGTCCACGTTCTTGGCCACAAGCAGCGCGTGGTGCGTCGCCGTGGTCTCCCTCACCGTCTCTGGGggccggagggagggagggagggagggagggagggacacacgagggagagacagagagacaaaggggggagagacggagacatagagagaaaaGGATGACGACGCTAAAATAGTCTTATTACGCTCaaccgtgtgtgtctgtgtgtgtgtctgtgtgtgtctgtgtttctggctGGCGTTAATCAGCCTCATAGGGAAATAGCTGAAAATACCTTTTAGTCAAGAGAACCAAGGAGTCCTGAAAAATTTGACTGACATTTGACTGTGACGGCAAACACAACCTCGGTGCGTCAGCGCTTGCATTCCTGCATCACCTTGCCCTGCCGACTCTGGTTCATTCCCTAATCCTTTCTGGACCTCCGTCCAGCTCAGTGGTACCGGTCCAGCCCTCACCTATAAAGTTCTTCCAGGAGGCGGGGTCATTGGACTGCTTCCAGGTGCCGGGCCAGGCCATCAACACCGTGTTGTGCTTCATGCCCCCCAGGCCGGCCGACTGGATGAGGTGGGAGAATCCGTCCCTCAGGTTGGACGACACCACCACGTGGCAGAAGCCCTTGGTGCGCTCCGCCGCCATGGAGGACTTGATGTTCTGGAGGACGCAGGGAGGAAGGAGacgggggggaagaggaggagaaaagagggaggcagggaggatgTCAAGCAGAATAAATAGGAAAGGGAAAAGACATAGAGGAACGGATCAGACTGGTTGAAAACAATGACCTCCTACCGGATGACTCTGAAGATCTACTCACATTCTTATGGCTTTAGTGAAACCCTATTGCTTTAGTTTCATAATGAGTCATACTATGCCTAGGGCATCAGAACATATAACTTGGTTGCTTTAATTCTAGACTTGATGCCTACTTCTTGACTAGTTGGGTCGCTATGTCACCTGGCAGCAGCCCATGACGGTGGCCTATGTATGAGGGACTTTTAGTGTGGCGGGGTTAAAGCTCCTGCACTCCAACTAGTCCCCGGtgaccacttcctgtccccgGGTGTTACTCCAGTTCACACACGGCTTCTGCTGCTCAGACTGTTACTATGACGACGTTACTACATGCTCTACGGCTGGCCCTGCCATGAAAGGCTGCAGGGGGTTCTTAGGGGACAACGTAGTCTAGCTCATCATACACTACCTGCCTGGTTTCTAATGGTGTCTACATGTTTAGTACAACCACCGTCCCTACATCAGGACTAAGGCGGCTACATGACCTAAAAGAAACAGTGGATGCTTAACCTGTCTTGTCTTTGACTGGTTTTCGTTTAATATCATTTCTTTTCTGCAACCTTTTCAGAAAGGAACCATTTcacatttcatttcattcacCGCTATGTGGGCCTGCCCGCTAAACAGTGCATTCACAGTGATCCGTGGATGCAGGGATCCCTCGGTCCCTTTTAAAGGTTTATCCTGTTACCACTGGGTAGACTTACAGAGATGTGCTGGCCCTCAACCTAGCCTGAATATAGGCCTATCATGAGTGTATAATGACAGGCCGTATAAATAACCATGACATGCTTATGAATTCTTAAACGCTCCAACGCTCCGAACGGTTAATATTGGGAATAGACCAAGAACCCTGGATTTGGGTTGTCTAATCCTGAAGTTAATCTTGTGTTGAGGATTGCTGAGGACAGGAGAAGTAATCTGCTGAATGAAATTGCTTTTCTAGAGCAAGTCAGGCCAAATATAGTCATGTGTCAGGTGTTGAATCACCTATGAAGTGTACTGCTCATTTCGGCCAGCATGTGGCAGCACTGGTCTGGTCAGTCGAATTTGGACTGTAGTTGACCTCATTCTTCTGAATCAACTATTTTCACTGCATCAAGCATGGCAGAGTATGTGTTCCtgccgtgtgtgtatgcatgtgtagctgctgtgtgtctatgtatgtgcaccacctctgtgtgtatatgcgtacCTGCTGTGTCGGTATACgtttgtgtgtacctgctgtgtgcgtatatgtgcgtgtctctgtgtgcgcgcgtgcgtgcgtgtgtctaccTGCTCAGCCGTCTTGGCCTCAGAGTCCTTGGTCAGATAGGTGCCCTCCAGCACGTTGCCCACGATGGTGAGCCCCTTGCCGGCCTTCAGCTGGGTGGTGAGGGACAGCAGGCGCGGGTGCTTCACCGCCAGGTCCGTGTCCACGTTGAGCAGCACCAGCATCTGGGGCCTGGGCACCGTgaacagggaggagaggggtgttCAACAACAGCCTTCTCATCGGCAACAAAAATAACATCTTGCCTTTCCCCAACAGTCTCCACATTGCATCGTCTGTGAATCCAACCGTGATCACAGGTAAGCCCTCCACATGCGTTCTGCCTTGTTTGTCCAAACTCGCATGCAATGTTTTTCCAAACTCACTCACATGTTGGACAGCGTGATAAAACGCTAATCAATGAATGTGTCACAGCAAGGTGTCATTACCCAAATGTACACTAGAGGGTGGTTTATCAACTAGCGAGCAAAACAACTAAGAGGATAGAGCTCAAAAAATGTCTGTTCCAGACAGCGCATATGTTTTGTATTCTATTTGAGCGTCTCATACTTTAACAATTACACAATTTCAATGTTTACACAGCTAAGCTCGGTTAGCTGCAGCCGGCAACTAAATGGTTTTGAACCACGGCCTTCTGGGCAATTAACCAATCAGTGATGCGCAGCACCTGGGCGAACACTCAGGTAAACACAGCAGAGCCGCACCTCCAGTTCTTGGTGTGCGGGGGCGCCTCCTCTAGGCGAATGAGAGCGTAGCGGGCAGCGTTCAGGGAGAGGCCACGGATCCCATCGCCCCATTCCTTCTccgccctggagagagagacagatcagTACCGACCAATCTTAAAAACAATTCTAATAATAAAATATGCAACAAACACAatgcaaaaaatatagataCAATATACGTCAATAAATTAAAATAGATGTAGTATGAGAAAATTATGGCTACGTTGTTGGGACAACTTTGCAGAGAGGCGATTGACACACCTCTTGGTTTACACTGATCGCCGTCACTATGAACTGTTAGTTCCAGTGTCTAGTGGTGTGGTGTGGAGCAGCGCGCTCACCCGCGGTATTCGATGTACTTGTAGATGAGGCCGGCGATCACCATGGCCACGATGGCGTAGTACCAGGACGAGATGAAcatgagggagagacacaggctCATCCCCAGGAACGACAGCGCCCTGCAGGGGGAGACGGTAGGGGAGTGTACCGCCACAGTTAGGCAAACAGAGCGATAACCAAACACAACGCTAGTCTTTAATGATGCGCCATGCAAATTGGTTCACGTGCCACAGgcattattttctttttgtgtgtgtgcacagctgTGTGCGCCTGACTTTAAGAGAGGACAgactccacacacaaacagggacaCTAATTGATCAAAGGGCCTGTGATCATAGATCAAAGACAACGGCCTATCCTGTTAGTTTTGAACTAACGTGGCTGGGCACTGCTCCCAAAACGACTCTGGCAGCAGGCCGGGCCAGTGAGATCACTGATGCACTAACTAGGTCTGAGCTGGGGCGGATGATGCAAGGCTCACACTACAGGACGTATGACCTGATTTTGACGTCAAAGACACAGGACACATTCTCCAGTCCCTGCATAATATGGGAGATATCTGAAGGAAATACTGGTTCCATTGGGTTGATGGATGTGGTCAAAGATGCGATTATGATGGAGCTCGTCAGGCTCTCTGCAGTGACGCATGGCTCTAATGGAATGTCCCCATTGAACGAGTCAGTGCACATTAAACCCAGTGCAGCTGATCTTGCCAGTGTTTAGACACGAGGTGGGGAGCGGCGTTATCTCAGCTCCCCAGTTGTCCATTTTCTGAGTTTATGAATAGCCTACTTCAATCGAAAGCCATCATTTAAGTGTGTTAGTACAACAAGGCTTAAACTGCAAACATTTATCCGTGACTCTGATCGAcccagaatcccccccccccccctccttggcgCCGGTGACCCACCAGTGGTAGTACTTGAAGCGTGGCCTCCAGTTGGGCGTCCTGAGCAGCGTCTGAACGGCACAGGCCAGGTTGACAAAGAGGTAGCACATCAGGAAGAACCTGGAGGGAAGAGCAAGCGATGGAGACTCATGGAGCAACTCAAAGTAACAATGCCGTCGCATGGTCTTACAAAGTACAAGTACAGTTCAGTAGTGATGGATGCGAGCCATCTCCCATTTCCAAAAGTAAATCCAACGCGAACAGAAATAAATAAGGATGAATAATGCAGGAGTAACATCGGAGGATGTGTGCACCCCATTgatagataatttttttttaatctagattattCTAGATTAATTCcgaaattaatctagattaatctagattaaaatggcaaacggcaaaaaatctgttcgtttaccttgacagcggtcaattatactgggaaatggtgatttatcaaatataattcaccgccggaagttgtgaagtgcccatgcaagtgaacggagcataaacaaaaataattgacagctgaacgttgggaaggcccatgcaagtgaatggagcagtctacagcattgagaagagccgtgtaataatccataataatgtaaggtttagaagttaaatatttgaaagttgtagaataaattaatataatttatattggagttaatttgctagaaatgtacttacaatttttagtcagttaatcatttacatatttatgttacacaattattacatatttacatgtaacacagtcaggatattctgttgaatctgcctctctgattccctcacgtttacctcagtctaaattctagcttctgattggttagttcagtcacgtgatggtccgaacaaggaagtgtttgaaaatagattaacagcgatattttttttatcgcgcgataaaagtttcgcgttaacgcagccgttaacgccgataacggcccaccactactAAAAATTCAAAATAACTTTCAGAGAAGAATAAACCAATATTGACGATATTGGGTTTGATATCAGCCCACCcattgggctgtgtgtgtgtgagtgtgtgtatgagtgagtgagttcaaCTGACATGGAGAGGATGGGGGCTACAGCGTCCAGGGAGGCGATGAGGATGCCGATCTCACAGATCCCACCGGTCAGCAGCAGAGCCCAGGTGGGCTCACCGTTAGCCTTCCCATGGCCaaacacctgcaacacacacacaggcacgttcACAACATATTCATCGACATACATGGCAACATTCGCTCAGGGAGCGAGAGAATGCTGACTtgcaaccggaaggttgctggttcgatcccgggCTCCAGTTTCAAggtttccctgagcaaggcccctcgccctaactgctcctgacgatcTGGCTGTTGCCATGCATGGTCGACACTGCCTTcgtagtgtgcatgtgtgtacgaacgagtgaatgttaggcaataattgtaaagcgctttgagtggccattgtttagaaaagtgctgtataTATACTTCCCATTTACATACAAGCAACACAAACCATTAGGGTAACTTGActgcagaatgtgtgtgttggtagggggggggggggggggggtgacttaCCGCCAGGAAAGGGACAATGCCATCTCGTGCGATGGCTTGCAGTAGGCGTGGCGCCCCAGTCAAGCTCTGAAGCCCCGCCCCACAGCAGGAGAAGAACGAGCCAATCACAATCACCCACGGTGACGGCCAGGACAGCGTGCCAATCACAAGGTTCCGTTTTACAGAGTCGCCAAACCTGCAGAGTGGTTGCGGATGGAGACTTTTAGTTTCAAAAAGAGGCCGTCTGAAAGACTTAGAAACATCTCACACTTGACAGTCCATgctaaacaagaaaaaaatagtTTGCTGCAGATTAACGCTCACTGGAGGAGCAGACAATGTGAGCGGTGTACAACGTACAAGTTCACATCCTGTATGATATCTGACCCTCATACTTACTTGTCTCTGAGCAACACAGTGTCAATGCAGGCACCAAACAGCACCACGGAGGTCAAGTCTGGAGCACACCGTTAAGGAGAGAACCTATACTCTTCTAGAGGACAATTCAATTATGCTGAATGTGATACATGTTATTCATAGAGGTCAAAGGCCAAACATCAGGTTTCTTGGACTCACAATCCCGTTGCAAAAATTGCAATACATAGagttaaataaaaaagaaaataataataataaagaaaatattaaGTGTAGCCTTTTTGACATCACTCTTTGATAGAAATGTCATGGCAGCGGATGAGAGGATACAAATGAATGTGGTGGTTGCTATGGCCAGGATTGTCCCGATGGGGATGGACTTCTGGGCGTCCCGCAGGTCTCCCGATCGGTTGGAGCCGGCCATGATGCCTGGAGACAAGTCAGACAACATTTTAGACCGTTTGTTGTTTCAGGCCTAGTTTAACTAATTTGATGGTGTTCATGTAAACTAAGGTATTCATTATACATTTAATCGGTTAACCCTTACCCTGATGCTAAGGCTATATAATAACCCTTATGCATTAAGTGACATTAACTCACGGTTAATTAACGTTCCCTTCATGTGACGTGCTGTGAAGTATGTGTAAAGCCAAGAGTCGTACCGGTGACCGAGGGGAAGTAGATGCCCACCAGCAGCGTGAAGAAGGAGGCGATGTCGTTGACCACGTAGGGCAGGTACACGTCCTGGGAAGTGTCCGCCGCCAGCACCGCCGGCTGCCTCGGCTTCTCCACCAGCATGCCCAGCGGCCCGTAGTCCGACCACATGTTGTCTGGGGGGGAGACGGCCGTTAGAACACACACGGTGGTCACGTAGCGCCTGgcaggaggggaagagaggaggccCTGCATTGTCTGACACTGTGGCGGAGCACAATGGATTCTGTAACATGCCAAGGGCAGACGGACCGGGGGGATTAAGTAAGAGTTGTAGTGTGCTTGAAAACATCCTGTCTTAAGTGGCTGGTATTTTTATTGACCGGTGCTCCAGACCAGGTCATTGTAGTGCAGGTCACCATGTGCCAGCAGGGATTTGTGTTACTCTGCATTTGGAAAGTCAAAAGCCAATAATTACTTTTTTGACTTAACTAGTTGAAGTTTGCAAAAAAAAGACATACTGGGAAATTTGATGCAAAATGATGCAATGCTGTGAAATGTCCTGGCGTAGCCATTCCAAAGATCCTCGGGATATTTGTGTCATCTCGTTCAtgttttgaaatataaataGTTTAGAAAAACCAAACAATCGCACAGATTGCCCTACATGGCACTGCACGACATTAAATTATGCATCCCCAATGGATtcaaaggtggtggtggtggtggtggtggagggcggACGCAGTGTTCTGACCTGAGATGACACCGCTGGTGAGCCCGGGGATGCCCTGTATCACCGTGACGTTGTTAAGGACAAAGTACTCGTTGCAGGAGGCGTTGAGCGCCCTAGAGCCTCCACAGAAGAGCGCCCACAGCGCCGTGCCGACCGTCTGGTTGCCCACCTCCTCCGTCTTCAGACACTTGTCAAAGTTCAGGTTCTGGAGCGTTCGGTTTCCCAGCAGACACACACTACGGcacgggggagaggagaggtacaTCAATGTCAAACTCTGGTCCACGCTCTTATTTCTTTAAGTCTTTGTCCCAGTGTGAACTGCTTGTGAACTCCAGGCTTACAGGGACCTCTGAAATGCTTTCGGAGAGAGAAAAGCCCTCAATCCCGCTCGCTGAGTGTAACCATGCAACATTATGGTGTACGGGAAAAGCATGTCACGTTACAGAGAGAGGACTCACGGGAAGTCTGGAGGGTCGAAGGCGGTCTTGATGACCCCGGCGTAAATGGCAAGGATGGAGAGGACGACGCAGGCCAGGAAGACCAGCGCCAGCTTGTTCACGTACTTGACCCCCACGAACACCACCAGGGACATCAGCGTCAGGCAGCAGGTGCCATACACGCGCATGTTGTTCAGCAGGGCGGCCGGCtcgtcctccttcttctccgccACGAAGATGGCCGCCTGCGGCACGATGTAGGTCTGACCAAACGCAAGCACAGGGAGAAGGCTTTAGGATGTGCCTGATGCAAGGATAGGGAGGTGGCTTTAGGGTGTCCGACCCAAGCACAGGGAGAAGGCTTTTGGCTGGGTTCAGCTCTGATCAGGGTTTGGCTTTTAGGGTAAAAACCATGGATCGCAGGTGTGATGCGGTCTGTATTCGGTGCGTTGAAGttccaaataaaaaaattacataTTTTGGGAATGGATGGAAATGTACGCACGAATCATGACAGCATGCTCACCAGTAGGATCTCTATGGTGCCCAGAATGTACATGGAGCCAGCGAAGGTGGTGCCCAGATAGAAGCAGAGGCCCACCGCTCCACCAAACTCAGGCCCCAGAGATCTTGAAATCATGTAGTAGGAACCTCCAGCTGAAGGGAAGGGTACAGGCAAACGATTTGTTTTTAAATCTTATTTTACTCAATTCATCCCATTTTTAATTGCGTCAATATTCTTTATGACACAACCAATGAGCACAGACCGTCAAAAGCTAAAGCTGAACCCGAAACTGATTTCACTAATTTAACACAGTCAATGTTAATTTATAATTATGTCCCAATAACTTCAAACTTCTGAAGTCTCACTCCTAATATCATTTAAGATTGCATCCAATTTTGGATCTAGATCAATGAGGTATTACAAAGGAACATAGTGTACGTGCAGACTTGCATGAGTACGCTTCAGAAGAACATTGGATTATTGTGTATGTTGTTCCTCTGTTCCACTGAATAAAGCCTGCTTACCTGGCACAACCCCATTGGTCGCGATTGCACTCATAGAGATGGCGGTCAGCATTGTCTGTGGACGACAGATACAGATTCATTATACAATATTTCACCTCTTGGTCCTTACATACAAACAACATACAAACACCTCACGTGATATCCTTCacttaaaatattttttcattgaAACAACACCCACAAATCTTATTGTTGCCAGGTTGTGCTAATTCTATACATCCATGGTTTTTCATGTTTGCAGTCCTATTGTGGGGCCGAGACAAAGGGTTTAGTGCAGTCATAAGCCGTGTCAGTGGGCGAAATCCGGCCCCATGCCTGTGAAATGACTTCCTTTGCTGCTTAGGCTTTAAGTCTTTGGAGATTGGTAATAGATAGCAGCTTTTCTCCGAAATCTTCACCAGAAAGCCTTCTCGTCTATAGCCCGCCTCTTACTCAACATTACTTCCGGATCAGAAGGCTAAAACCAGATATACACATAATTAATTCTTCTAAAATAAGAATATATCTAGTTCTTCTTTAACCGCAGCCAagtaaaatacttttttataaTCATTGTAGCCTTCATTGAAAAATCCATACCAgaggaaaacaaaataaattacgCCGTTAATTACAATCCGTAAATACAGTGGTTAAAATTATAAACTCATGGAGTCAATTGAGCAATTGACTCCATGACTAATCCCTTTGGCGCTACTCTCTAAAGCAGCAATTTTATAGAAAGTAGCCAACACCCTATTAAACAAGTCCAAtgaagaagggagaggagagggagatgtaTGTGAAGTTTCAGTTCCTTTGTATCGTGAGGCTAATGACATCTAATGCTGCACTGTCCCCTTAGCCTCCCGAAACCACCCTGATTGCACAATTTCAAATATTGTTCAACCATCCGGCCTCACTTTccttaaaactaaaaaaaaatggGCAGACGTATCAGCGCTAGGGATGATTTTCAGACGGAACTAAAAGGTGAACTTAGGAGATCAAGATGGTCTCAGGAGGCTGTGATGTCCAGGTCTGAATGGGCCATACCAGGAAAGGCTGGACTAAAGCCAATTAAGTTGACCAATGTGTTCCTACCTTCATAGCGTTGAAGGTCTAAGCTGCTGTGTCTTACTCAAGCCGAGACAGTGAGTGCATGGAAAAGTACAGGGTGGCTCGTCTCGTCAGCTGGAACGTTTGAGGAGCATTCTCTCGGTCTGTGCTTAGTTTTACAACTCATATCTTGAGAATCATTCACGCCACCAGAGGGAATGTTCCCGATACAGCTCCATGTGTTCTACCAAGGCTTTCCAGGAATGTATTTACAGATAATTTGGAGATAAAATCTGTTTTCTTTAACGATAACGATTTACATTTTAAAGTCAGTTTTACTACCGTCTTGGAACACCTGTGACTTCATGGGAAAACAGAACTGCACTATGTACTACACTGCTGCGTACGAGTTCCACAATGCATTTTAAATCCATGGATGCCATCTTCTCAAATGCCAAGCTTGTTT
This is a stretch of genomic DNA from Gadus macrocephalus chromosome 23, ASM3116895v1. It encodes these proteins:
- the LOC132452112 gene encoding solute carrier family 12 member 7-like isoform X7, which translates into the protein MGERFVVVPVGPCNGELEPPDTVFSDPAPENEGAAEDVVAGQRDPNTAVPILEYSREPNKYGDGLRKESSPFINNTDNDKAISYDGKNMALFEEEMDSNPMVSSLLNKLANYTNLTQGAQEHEEADEEEAGPKKKAVKSPQMGTFMGVYLPCLQNILGVILFLRLTWIVGTAGIVESLAIVVMCCSCTMLTAISMSAIATNGVVPAGGSYYMISRSLGPEFGGAVGLCFYLGTTFAGSMYILGTIEILLTYIVPQAAIFVAEKKEDEPAALLNNMRVYGTCCLTLMSLVVFVGVKYVNKLALVFLACVVLSILAIYAGVIKTAFDPPDFPVCLLGNRTLQNLNFDKCLKTEEVGNQTVGTALWALFCGGSRALNASCNEYFVLNNVTVIQGIPGLTSGVISDNMWSDYGPLGMLVEKPRQPAVLAADTSQDVYLPYVVNDIASFFTLLVGIYFPSVTGIMAGSNRSGDLRDAQKSIPIGTILAIATTTFIYLTSVVLFGACIDTVLLRDKFGDSVKRNLVIGTLSWPSPWVIVIGSFFSCCGAGLQSLTGAPRLLQAIARDGIVPFLAVFGHGKANGEPTWALLLTGGICEIGILIASLDAVAPILSMFFLMCYLFVNLACAVQTLLRTPNWRPRFKYYHWALSFLGMSLCLSLMFISSWYYAIVAMVIAGLIYKYIEYRGAEKEWGDGIRGLSLNAARYALIRLEEAPPHTKNWRPQMLVLLNVDTDLAVKHPRLLSLTTQLKAGKGLTIVGNVLEGTYLTKDSEAKTAEQNIKSSMAAERTKGFCHVVVSSNLRDGFSHLIQSAGLGGMKHNTVLMAWPGTWKQSNDPASWKNFIETVRETTATHHALLVAKNVDSFPGNLERLGEGTIDVWWVVHDGGMLMLLPFLLRQHKVWRKCKMRIFTVAQMDDNSIQMKKDLQMFLYHLRLDAEVEVVEMHDSDISAFTYEKTLVMEQRSQMLKQMQLSRNEREREAQLIHDRNTASHAALSDAAAGVHMTWTKEKLFTERHRAREANANVAVRDLFNMKPNQSNVRRMHTAVKLNEVVVNKSQGAHLVLLNMPGPPRNRGGDENYMEFLEVLLEGLNRVLLVRGGGREVITIYS
- the LOC132452112 gene encoding solute carrier family 12 member 7-like isoform X8; this encodes MPTNFTVVPVRDGRRKTRKVGSVEEEEEEEEEEDVDDNNVLREADEYAPGDGLRKESSPFINNTDNDKAISYDGKNMALFEEEMDSNPMVSSLLNKLANYTNLTQGAQEHEEADEEEAGPKKKAVKSPQMGTFMGVYLPCLQNILGVILFLRLTWIVGTAGIVESLAIVVMCCSCTMLTAISMSAIATNGVVPAGGSYYMISRSLGPEFGGAVGLCFYLGTTFAGSMYILGTIEILLTYIVPQAAIFVAEKKEDEPAALLNNMRVYGTCCLTLMSLVVFVGVKYVNKLALVFLACVVLSILAIYAGVIKTAFDPPDFPVCLLGNRTLQNLNFDKCLKTEEVGNQTVGTALWALFCGGSRALNASCNEYFVLNNVTVIQGIPGLTSGVISDNMWSDYGPLGMLVEKPRQPAVLAADTSQDVYLPYVVNDIASFFTLLVGIYFPSVTGIMAGSNRSGDLRDAQKSIPIGTILAIATTTFIYLTSVVLFGACIDTVLLRDKFGDSVKRNLVIGTLSWPSPWVIVIGSFFSCCGAGLQSLTGAPRLLQAIARDGIVPFLAVFGHGKANGEPTWALLLTGGICEIGILIASLDAVAPILSMFFLMCYLFVNLACAVQTLLRTPNWRPRFKYYHWALSFLGMSLCLSLMFISSWYYAIVAMVIAGLIYKYIEYRGAEKEWGDGIRGLSLNAARYALIRLEEAPPHTKNWRPQMLVLLNVDTDLAVKHPRLLSLTTQLKAGKGLTIVGNVLEGTYLTKDSEAKTAEQNIKSSMAAERTKGFCHVVVSSNLRDGFSHLIQSAGLGGMKHNTVLMAWPGTWKQSNDPASWKNFIETVRETTATHHALLVAKNVDSFPGNLERLGEGTIDVWWVVHDGGMLMLLPFLLRQHKVWRKCKMRIFTVAQMDDNSIQMKKDLQMFLYHLRLDAEVEVVEMHDSDISAFTYEKTLVMEQRSQMLKQMQLSRNEREREAQLIHDRNTASHAALSDAAAGVHMTWTKEKLFTERHRAREANANVAVRDLFNMKPEWENLNQSNVRRMHTAVKLNEVVVNKSQGAHLVLLNMPGPPRNRGGDENYMEFLEVLLEGLNRVLLVRGGGREVITIYS